A genome region from Hymenobacter chitinivorans DSM 11115 includes the following:
- a CDS encoding OmpA family protein, with product MNDSQNRSSNDFFWPSYVDLMTSLFVVMLVLFVYSFKLFKDREHDLKTANGELKAKAEELEQITKIRNSLKRLEGKYFKYDPALERHELLVPVQFKSGRDEIQEAYKPALLQAGRTLRSVLKTIKTEQPVRYLVIVEGMAARYTGNDARNRAEEQLTYQLSYRRALNLLNFWKQNGLDFSQDSGVELIIGGSGFFGTGRYRGAQEGQNKRFLIQVIPKIGRITSR from the coding sequence ATGAACGACTCGCAAAACCGCTCTTCCAACGACTTCTTCTGGCCCAGCTACGTGGACCTGATGACGTCGCTCTTCGTGGTGATGCTGGTCTTGTTCGTGTATAGCTTCAAGCTGTTCAAGGACCGGGAGCACGACCTGAAAACGGCCAACGGAGAGCTCAAAGCCAAGGCCGAAGAGCTAGAGCAGATTACCAAAATCCGCAACTCGCTGAAGCGCCTCGAAGGCAAGTATTTTAAGTACGACCCCGCCCTGGAGCGGCACGAGCTGCTGGTGCCGGTGCAGTTTAAGTCGGGCCGCGACGAAATTCAGGAGGCCTACAAGCCGGCCCTGTTGCAGGCCGGCCGCACGTTGCGCTCGGTGCTCAAAACCATCAAAACCGAGCAGCCGGTGCGCTACCTCGTCATCGTGGAAGGCATGGCGGCCCGCTATACCGGCAACGACGCCCGCAACCGGGCCGAGGAGCAGCTTACCTACCAGCTCAGCTACCGCCGGGCCCTAAACCTGCTCAACTTCTGGAAACAGAACGGCCTCGACTTCAGCCAGGACAGCGGCGTGGAGCTCATTATCGGCGGTAGTGGCTTCTTCGGTACCGGCCGCTACCGGGGGGCTCAGGAAGGCCAGAATAAGCGCTTCCTGATCCAGGTCATTCCCAAGATTGGGCGTATTACCAGCCGGTAG
- a CDS encoding prolyl oligopeptidase family serine peptidase — protein sequence MRKLSYPLLALTALAACKSTQPANDLATHRPLTEVPTAETNGPSRRSASAAADLPRLAVEYPKTRKINHTDDYFGTPVTDPYRWLEDLDSPETKEWVTAQNKVTFGYLEKIPFRDQIKERLTKLWNYERFGIPQVEGEHLYYSKNDGLQNQGVLYVQQNGQEGQPDVLLDPNKFSADGTTALAGTYFSNDHRYLAYATSGGGSDWQKMKVLDLKTRQPLKDELQWVKVSGAAWSKDGFYYSRYDAPKAGQNQLSGKNEFHKVYFHKLGTAQSADKLVYEDKTMALGFRTVGTTEDERFLVLYTTDGKADGNRLAVRDLTDPKQATKFTTLISSYEHNNSVIGNVGGQLLVLTNYKAPRYRIVLIDPKKPQEANWKEVIKQGENKLENVEHVGGRLIVTYLKDASSQVKVYSEKGEFQNDVELPALGTASGFGGRRDAKSVYYAFTSFAYPTTIYRYDLESKQSTVFRAPTVDVKPQDYVTTQVFYASKDGTKVPMFIVHKKGVKLNGQNPTYLYAYGGFNISLTPGFSVARMLWLENGGILAIPNLRGGGEYGEAWHQAGMTPNKQNVFDDFIAAAEYLTVQSYTDARHLAIAGGSNGGLLVGAIMTQRPELAHVAFPAVGVMDMLRYQKFTIGWNWAPEYGTSDNFEQFKNLYKFSPLHNLRAGTTYPATMITTADHDDRVVPAHSFKFAATLQEMNAGPNPQLIRVDVNAGHGAGKSTALQIQEWADVWSFAFQNMGVNPYPMGR from the coding sequence ATGCGCAAACTATCCTATCCGCTATTGGCGCTGACGGCCCTGGCCGCCTGTAAATCGACCCAGCCCGCCAACGACCTGGCCACCCACCGGCCCCTGACGGAAGTGCCTACTGCTGAAACCAATGGCCCGAGCCGGCGCAGTGCGTCGGCGGCGGCCGACTTGCCCCGACTCGCTGTGGAATACCCCAAGACCCGCAAAATCAATCATACCGACGACTACTTCGGTACGCCCGTCACCGACCCCTACCGCTGGCTCGAGGACCTTGACTCGCCCGAAACCAAGGAGTGGGTCACGGCCCAGAACAAGGTGACCTTCGGCTACCTGGAGAAAATCCCGTTCCGGGACCAAATCAAGGAGCGCCTGACCAAGCTGTGGAACTACGAGCGGTTTGGCATTCCGCAGGTAGAGGGCGAGCATCTGTACTATTCCAAAAACGACGGCCTGCAGAACCAGGGCGTGCTGTACGTGCAGCAAAATGGCCAGGAAGGCCAGCCCGACGTGCTGCTCGACCCCAACAAGTTCTCGGCCGACGGCACGACGGCCTTGGCCGGCACGTACTTTTCCAACGACCACCGCTACCTGGCCTACGCCACTTCCGGCGGCGGCTCGGATTGGCAGAAAATGAAGGTGCTGGACCTTAAAACCCGGCAGCCGCTCAAGGACGAGCTGCAGTGGGTGAAGGTGTCGGGGGCGGCCTGGAGCAAGGATGGCTTCTACTACAGCCGCTACGACGCCCCCAAGGCGGGTCAGAATCAGTTGTCGGGCAAAAACGAGTTTCACAAGGTGTACTTCCACAAGCTGGGCACGGCGCAGAGCGCCGACAAGCTCGTGTACGAAGACAAGACCATGGCCCTGGGCTTCCGCACGGTGGGTACTACCGAGGATGAGCGGTTTTTGGTGCTTTACACCACCGATGGCAAAGCCGACGGCAACCGCCTGGCCGTGCGCGACCTGACCGACCCGAAACAGGCCACCAAGTTTACCACCCTTATTTCGAGCTACGAGCACAACAACTCGGTGATTGGCAACGTGGGCGGGCAGCTGCTGGTGCTGACTAACTACAAGGCCCCACGCTACCGTATTGTGCTCATTGACCCTAAAAAGCCCCAGGAAGCCAACTGGAAAGAGGTCATCAAGCAGGGTGAGAACAAGCTGGAAAATGTGGAACACGTGGGTGGCCGCCTCATCGTGACTTACCTCAAGGACGCCAGCAGCCAGGTGAAAGTATACTCCGAGAAGGGGGAGTTTCAGAACGACGTGGAGCTGCCCGCCCTGGGCACGGCCTCGGGCTTTGGGGGCCGCCGCGACGCGAAGAGCGTATACTACGCCTTCACTTCGTTTGCCTACCCCACCACCATCTACCGCTACGACCTGGAATCGAAGCAAAGCACCGTGTTTCGGGCCCCGACGGTGGACGTGAAGCCCCAGGACTACGTCACGACGCAGGTGTTCTACGCCAGCAAGGACGGCACGAAGGTGCCGATGTTTATCGTGCATAAGAAAGGGGTGAAGCTCAACGGCCAGAACCCGACCTACCTCTATGCTTACGGCGGCTTCAACATTTCCCTGACGCCGGGCTTTAGCGTGGCCCGCATGCTGTGGCTCGAAAACGGCGGCATCCTGGCTATTCCCAACCTGCGGGGCGGGGGTGAATACGGCGAGGCCTGGCACCAGGCCGGCATGACGCCCAACAAGCAGAACGTATTCGACGACTTTATTGCCGCCGCCGAGTACCTGACGGTGCAGAGCTACACCGACGCCCGGCACCTGGCCATTGCCGGCGGCTCCAACGGCGGCCTGCTGGTGGGCGCCATCATGACCCAGCGGCCCGAGCTGGCCCACGTGGCTTTCCCGGCGGTGGGCGTGATGGACATGCTGCGCTACCAGAAGTTTACTATCGGCTGGAACTGGGCCCCCGAGTACGGCACTTCCGACAACTTCGAGCAGTTCAAGAACCTGTATAAGTTCTCCCCGCTGCACAACCTGCGGGCCGGCACGACTTACCCGGCCACGATGATTACCACCGCCGACCACGACGACCGGGTGGTACCCGCCCACTCGTTCAAGTTTGCGGCCACGCTGCAGGAAATGAATGCCGGGCCCAACCCCCAACTCATCCGCGTCGATGTGAATGCCGGGCACGGGGCGGGCAAGAGTACGGCCCTGCAGATTCAGGAGTGGGCCGACGTGTGGTCGTTTGCTTTCCAGAACATGGGCGTCAATCCGTATCCAATGGGGCGTTGA
- a CDS encoding GNAT family N-acetyltransferase, with translation MANITIRRGTPDDLARVHELIVELAIYERAPEEVTNTLVDMHRDGFGPEPIFGFFVAETPEQGILGIALFYTAYSTWKGRMLYLEDLVVTEAARGTGIGKKLFDAVVAEARRTGAYRLKWQVLEWNEPAIGFYKRIGANLDPEWFNGNMTAEQLQAYACDAAVVAAVEENTRRNE, from the coding sequence ATGGCAAACATTACCATCCGGCGCGGTACGCCCGACGACCTGGCCCGCGTGCACGAGCTGATTGTGGAGCTGGCTATTTATGAGCGGGCCCCCGAGGAAGTCACCAATACGCTGGTGGATATGCACCGCGACGGGTTTGGGCCGGAGCCCATTTTCGGCTTTTTCGTGGCCGAAACGCCCGAGCAAGGCATTCTGGGCATTGCCCTGTTTTACACGGCTTACTCCACCTGGAAAGGCCGGATGCTGTACCTGGAAGACCTGGTGGTGACCGAAGCGGCCCGCGGGACGGGCATCGGCAAGAAGCTGTTTGACGCCGTGGTGGCCGAGGCCCGGCGCACGGGGGCTTACCGGCTGAAGTGGCAGGTGCTGGAGTGGAATGAGCCTGCCATTGGCTTCTACAAGCGCATCGGGGCCAACCTGGACCCGGAGTGGTTCAACGGCAACATGACGGCCGAGCAGCTTCAGGCGTATGCGTGCGACGCGGCCGTAGTGGCCGCCGTGGAGGAAAATACCCGGCGGAACGAGTAG
- a CDS encoding sterol desaturase family protein — MSINPIVLSIPIYFTLIGVELLVERLQHTERYRFHDAITNISCGMTSQISGVLLKVGVIGMYELLYTHFALFHIPQTWAWGIVLFVLADLCYYFAHRYSHEINFFWGGHVVHHQSEDYNLSVALRQSSLQGFFTFLFYLPLAILGFETEFFVYVSALVTLYQFWIHTEFIGKMGPLEWVLNTPSHHRVHHGRNPKYIDKNYAGTFIIWDRMFGTFQQEEETPVYGITTPVRSWNPVWVNFGHYFQMREQLGQTPGLWNKVRVMFGRPGWRPAALGGPYQIPEVSAATIQKYTTSAPRTVNFYVLLQYVVLLGVAAVFMFTQKDMEPAVRYAVAAWCMWTAVACGALFEAKRTGYLLEPVRILASLALLVFALRTSDLFITAAAVGTAWLVVSLVWAYSFRRVFSSTAATTAASHAYA, encoded by the coding sequence ATGAGTATCAATCCAATAGTCTTATCCATCCCGATTTACTTCACCCTCATCGGCGTGGAGCTGCTCGTCGAGCGGCTGCAGCACACCGAGCGGTACCGCTTCCACGACGCCATTACCAACATCAGCTGCGGCATGACCTCCCAGATTTCGGGCGTGCTGCTCAAAGTCGGCGTCATCGGCATGTACGAGCTGCTCTACACTCACTTTGCCCTTTTCCACATCCCCCAAACCTGGGCCTGGGGCATCGTGCTCTTCGTTCTGGCCGACCTCTGCTACTACTTTGCCCACCGCTACTCCCACGAAATCAACTTCTTCTGGGGCGGCCACGTGGTGCATCACCAGAGCGAGGACTACAACCTTTCCGTAGCCCTGCGCCAAAGCTCCCTGCAGGGCTTTTTCACCTTCCTCTTCTACTTGCCGCTGGCCATCCTAGGCTTTGAAACCGAGTTTTTCGTCTACGTTTCGGCCCTGGTTACCCTCTACCAGTTCTGGATTCACACCGAGTTTATCGGCAAAATGGGCCCGTTGGAATGGGTGCTGAACACTCCCTCCCACCACCGCGTCCACCACGGCCGCAACCCCAAGTACATCGACAAAAACTACGCGGGCACCTTCATCATCTGGGACCGAATGTTTGGCACGTTCCAGCAGGAAGAGGAAACCCCGGTCTACGGCATCACCACGCCGGTGCGGTCCTGGAACCCGGTTTGGGTCAACTTTGGCCACTACTTCCAGATGCGGGAGCAGTTGGGCCAAACGCCGGGGCTGTGGAATAAAGTGCGCGTCATGTTCGGCCGGCCCGGCTGGCGCCCCGCCGCGTTGGGCGGCCCCTACCAGATTCCGGAAGTGAGTGCCGCTACCATCCAGAAGTACACCACCAGCGCACCGCGCACCGTCAATTTCTACGTGCTGCTCCAGTACGTGGTGCTGCTGGGCGTGGCGGCCGTGTTCATGTTCACCCAGAAAGACATGGAGCCCGCCGTGCGCTACGCCGTAGCGGCCTGGTGCATGTGGACGGCCGTGGCCTGCGGGGCCTTATTCGAAGCCAAACGGACCGGCTACCTCCTGGAGCCGGTCCGCATTCTGGCCTCCCTGGCCCTGCTAGTATTCGCCCTGCGCACCTCCGACCTGTTTATAACCGCCGCAGCCGTTGGCACGGCCTGGCTGGTGGTGTCGCTCGTGTGGGCCTACTCGTTCCGCCGGGTATTTTCCTCCACGGCGGCCACTACGGCCGCGTCGCACGCATACGCCTGA
- a CDS encoding DUF4286 family protein produces MILYNVTTSLDPEIAEEWLVYMRDTHMPEVMATGFFLKSQLCRMLNEEDNGVTYASQYYCVSLEQLEEYQQVAAPALIREMEKHFGGRYASFRTMLEVVD; encoded by the coding sequence ATGATTCTGTACAACGTCACGACCAGCCTCGACCCGGAAATTGCCGAAGAATGGCTGGTTTACATGCGCGACACGCACATGCCCGAAGTAATGGCCACCGGCTTTTTCCTGAAAAGCCAGCTGTGCCGCATGCTCAATGAAGAGGACAACGGCGTCACCTACGCTTCCCAGTACTACTGCGTAAGCCTCGAGCAGCTCGAGGAATACCAGCAAGTGGCCGCCCCAGCCCTGATTCGGGAAATGGAAAAGCACTTCGGGGGCCGCTACGCTTCCTTCCGCACCATGCTGGAAGTAGTGGACTAG
- a CDS encoding DUF6526 family protein — protein MADQPTKNKPMYYPWHHFVLVPAALVLAGYGIRRYLNVAGNDEISRLWFTVMFLAIVSLGTLIMLRQHYALALQDRLIRLEVRQRYFELTGKSLRAYEARLQMKQILSLRFAGDAELPALVDAAAQDNLSPKDIQARIQDFQFDHLRV, from the coding sequence ATGGCCGACCAACCGACCAAAAACAAACCCATGTACTACCCCTGGCACCATTTCGTGCTGGTGCCCGCCGCCCTGGTGCTGGCCGGCTACGGGATTCGGCGCTACCTGAACGTGGCCGGCAACGACGAAATTTCCCGCCTCTGGTTTACCGTCATGTTCCTGGCCATTGTGAGCCTGGGCACCCTCATCATGCTGCGCCAGCACTACGCCCTGGCGTTGCAGGACCGCCTGATTCGGCTGGAAGTGCGGCAGCGCTATTTCGAGCTGACCGGCAAAAGCCTGCGCGCCTACGAAGCCCGGCTGCAGATGAAGCAGATTCTGTCCCTGCGCTTCGCCGGCGACGCCGAGCTGCCGGCCCTGGTCGACGCCGCGGCCCAGGACAATCTGAGCCCCAAAGACATTCAGGCCCGTATTCAGGACTTCCAGTTCGACCACCTGCGGGTCTGA